In a single window of the Ruminococcus albus 7 = DSM 20455 genome:
- a CDS encoding nicotinate phosphoribosyltransferase encodes MTELNYTMLCDFYELTMGNGYLMSGMDSKIAYFDLFFRRVPDNGGFAVACGLEQIIDYIEDLHFSEDDISFLRSKGVFSEEFLKYLADFRFTGDVWAVPEGTVIFPNEPIITVRAPAIQAQLIETYLLLCVNHQSLIATKANRIARAAQGRAVSEFGSRRAHGADAAILGARAAGIGGVKNTACTITDQLYGFPATGTMAHSWVQMFDSEYDAFAAYCKCYPDSTVLLIDTFNVLKSGIPNAVKAFDDVLKPLGKRPVGVRIDSGDITYLSKKARKMLDDAGYPDCKIIASNSLDEYIIRNMIFQGAAIDGFGVGERLITARSEPVFGGVYKLVAVEDESGNITPKIKISENVVKITNPHFKKVYRIYDRENHKAIADLLCVHDEKINVNEPLTLFDPNFTWKKKTVTDYEARELLVPIFAGGKLVYKKPAYADIVSYAAAETGTLWDEVTRFENPHNYYVDLSKKLWDIKNDLLNSGRQ; translated from the coding sequence ATGACCGAACTCAATTACACCATGCTGTGTGACTTCTACGAACTTACAATGGGCAACGGGTACCTCATGAGCGGTATGGACAGCAAGATCGCTTATTTTGACCTATTTTTCAGAAGAGTACCCGACAACGGAGGATTTGCCGTAGCTTGCGGACTTGAACAGATAATCGACTATATCGAAGATCTGCACTTCTCAGAAGATGACATCAGCTTTCTGCGCAGTAAAGGAGTCTTCAGCGAAGAGTTTTTAAAGTATCTGGCGGATTTCAGATTCACAGGAGATGTATGGGCGGTTCCCGAAGGCACTGTTATATTCCCGAATGAACCCATCATAACGGTACGCGCCCCTGCAATACAGGCTCAGCTTATTGAAACCTATCTCCTGCTGTGCGTAAATCATCAGTCCCTCATAGCCACCAAGGCGAACCGTATCGCGCGTGCAGCACAGGGCAGGGCTGTAAGTGAATTCGGTTCAAGACGTGCCCACGGTGCAGATGCGGCTATCCTCGGTGCCAGGGCGGCAGGCATCGGCGGCGTGAAGAATACCGCCTGCACCATCACCGACCAGCTTTACGGCTTTCCTGCAACCGGCACTATGGCGCATTCCTGGGTACAGATGTTTGACAGCGAGTACGATGCATTCGCGGCATACTGCAAATGCTATCCCGACAGCACAGTGCTTCTCATTGATACCTTCAACGTGCTGAAAAGCGGTATACCCAACGCTGTCAAAGCATTTGATGATGTACTGAAACCCCTGGGCAAACGTCCTGTCGGAGTAAGGATAGACTCGGGCGACATCACCTATCTTTCAAAAAAAGCAAGAAAAATGCTGGACGATGCAGGCTATCCCGATTGTAAGATAATCGCATCGAATTCCCTTGATGAATACATTATCCGCAATATGATATTCCAGGGTGCAGCCATAGACGGCTTCGGCGTGGGCGAAAGACTTATCACCGCACGAAGCGAACCTGTTTTCGGCGGAGTATACAAGCTTGTAGCCGTTGAGGATGAAAGCGGCAATATCACCCCGAAGATCAAGATAAGCGAGAACGTTGTGAAGATCACGAATCCTCACTTCAAAAAAGTTTACCGCATCTACGACAGGGAGAATCACAAGGCGATTGCCGATCTGCTTTGCGTGCATGATGAAAAGATCAATGTAAACGAACCCCTGACCCTGTTTGATCCTAATTTCACCTGGAAGAAAAAGACAGTTACCGACTATGAAGCAAGGGAACTGCTGGTACCCATATTCGCAGGCGGAAAGCTTGTCTATAAAAAGCCTGCATATGCAGATATCGTTTCGTATGCGGCGGCAGAAACCGGTACTCTCTGGGATGAAGTCACACGTTTTGAGAATCCGCACAACTATTATGTTGATCTTTCAAAGAAGCTCTGGGACATCAAGAATGATCTCCTGAATTCGGGAAGACAGTAA
- a CDS encoding response regulator transcription factor has protein sequence MFQILVVEDDASLRRLMSAALKQNGYQPFTASDGIEALDMLEKTNIDLIISDIMMPNMDGYELTRQLRNANFQMPIIMVTAKESFEDKKIGFDAGTDDYMVKPIDINEMILRVGALLKRSKLASEHTMTVGNCVLDYDAQTVAFDGQQGETIPQMEFKLLFKLLSYPNKIFTRRQLLDELWGMDKDVDERTVDVHIKRLRERYGSAEAFSIVTVRGLGYKAVKQ, from the coding sequence ATGTTCCAGATACTTGTTGTTGAGGACGATGCAAGCCTTCGCCGCCTGATGAGTGCTGCACTGAAGCAGAACGGATACCAGCCATTCACCGCCAGCGACGGCATTGAAGCCCTTGATATGCTGGAAAAGACCAATATAGATCTGATCATATCGGATATAATGATGCCCAATATGGACGGTTATGAGCTTACACGTCAGCTCAGGAATGCTAATTTTCAGATGCCTATTATAATGGTAACTGCAAAAGAAAGCTTCGAGGATAAAAAGATCGGGTTCGATGCGGGCACTGATGATTATATGGTCAAGCCCATTGATATCAATGAGATGATACTGCGTGTCGGTGCACTCCTGAAAAGATCGAAGCTCGCAAGCGAGCACACCATGACCGTCGGCAACTGTGTACTTGACTACGATGCACAGACGGTAGCCTTTGACGGTCAGCAGGGTGAAACTATACCACAGATGGAGTTTAAGCTGCTTTTCAAGCTGCTGTCATACCCAAACAAGATATTCACCCGCAGGCAGCTGCTGGACGAGCTTTGGGGCATGGATAAGGACGTTGACGAAAGAACGGTAGATGTTCACATCAAACGTCTGCGTGAACGCTACGGCAGTGCTGAAGCGTTCTCCATAGTAACAGTCAGAGGACTGGGATATAAGGCGGTAAAACAGTGA
- a CDS encoding HAMP domain-containing sensor histidine kinase, producing MKKATKNTPPLSLKPVRHPPKQRMTMQFKLAMMFFIVMFISASISVSVLLLIFSPVMKENAVTQMSAFAASAKELQNDKNYDFERIVFLLNNSSYDITVLKDDDKELLANKEEIDSTGYYINTEGIIPSAIMITKIKDRYVRVNTFNSENIFWIVNLVTIVAFMSSIMLGTIITTFVGRTMLQPIHDLSMATSEVARGNFSVRVRENGSDEYGTLQRNFNKMAQELSGIETLRGDFISNVSHEFKTPLASIQGFAKLLQNPTLSMEERDEYTQIIIDETSRLSKLSSNILNLTKLENQTTIGKKKRFHIDEQIRKIILMLEPEWSKKDIDMDIDLEDIIYVGNEDLMGQIWQNIINNAIKFTPQEGQIKVTLFRGEMGVVTKIWDNGPQIPADKKDKIFEKFYQGDRSSATEGNGLGLALVKRIVDLADGKISVDNPFEGGVVFTVELPYQIEDMM from the coding sequence GTGAAAAAAGCAACAAAGAATACCCCGCCCCTTTCGTTAAAGCCTGTCAGACATCCGCCCAAGCAGCGCATGACCATGCAGTTCAAGCTGGCTATGATGTTCTTTATAGTAATGTTCATATCCGCCAGCATCTCCGTGAGTGTACTGCTGCTGATATTCAGCCCTGTGATGAAAGAGAACGCTGTCACTCAGATGTCTGCCTTTGCAGCATCCGCCAAGGAACTGCAGAATGATAAGAATTATGATTTTGAGCGGATAGTTTTTCTGCTGAACAATTCTTCTTATGATATCACTGTCCTTAAAGACGATGACAAGGAATTGCTGGCTAACAAGGAAGAGATCGACTCTACGGGATACTATATAAACACTGAGGGCATAATACCCAGTGCAATCATGATAACCAAGATAAAAGACAGATACGTCCGCGTGAATACTTTCAACAGCGAAAATATTTTCTGGATAGTCAATCTCGTGACTATCGTGGCGTTCATGTCCAGTATAATGCTCGGTACGATAATCACTACTTTCGTGGGCCGTACCATGCTGCAGCCCATACATGATCTGAGTATGGCGACCTCAGAAGTCGCAAGGGGCAACTTCTCTGTAAGGGTCCGTGAGAACGGTTCGGATGAGTACGGTACTCTCCAGCGCAACTTCAACAAAATGGCACAGGAACTTTCGGGTATCGAGACCCTTCGCGGTGACTTCATATCCAACGTATCCCACGAATTCAAAACTCCCCTTGCTTCCATACAGGGCTTTGCAAAGCTTTTGCAGAACCCCACTCTCAGCATGGAGGAAAGAGACGAGTATACACAGATAATCATTGATGAAACTTCCAGACTTTCAAAGCTTTCATCGAACATACTCAATCTTACAAAGCTGGAAAACCAGACAACTATCGGCAAGAAGAAGCGTTTCCACATAGATGAGCAGATACGAAAGATCATACTTATGCTTGAACCCGAATGGTCAAAAAAGGATATTGATATGGATATCGACCTTGAAGATATCATATACGTCGGCAACGAAGACCTTATGGGGCAGATATGGCAGAACATTATAAACAACGCAATAAAGTTCACACCGCAGGAAGGACAGATCAAAGTAACACTGTTCCGCGGAGAGATGGGTGTAGTTACCAAAATATGGGATAACGGTCCACAGATACCCGCAGATAAAAAAGACAAGATCTTTGAGAAATTCTATCAGGGTGACCGTTCAAGCGCCACCGAGGGCAACGGACTTGGTCTTGCGCTGGTAAAGAGGATCGTCGATCTTGCTGACGGAAAGATATCCGTTGACAACCCCTTTGAAGGCGGTGTGGTATTCACTGTGGAACTTCCCTATCAGATAGAGGATATGATGTAA
- a CDS encoding helix-turn-helix domain-containing protein codes for MNIGDKLLFLRNRVGCSQETLADALDVSRQTVSKWELGQSLPDAEKIVAISNYFNVTTDFLLRDTSPVKIEKNLDRIVIEFANSAADLDQISRALVDIARDGIIDEEERLRLFEMVKTVDNIIPAISEIKTLLNM; via the coding sequence ATGAATATCGGAGATAAACTGTTATTCCTCAGGAACCGCGTGGGCTGCTCGCAGGAGACCCTCGCAGATGCCCTTGATGTCAGCAGGCAGACAGTATCAAAATGGGAGCTTGGACAATCACTGCCCGATGCTGAAAAGATAGTTGCAATAAGCAACTACTTCAACGTCACTACGGATTTTCTGCTTCGCGATACTTCTCCCGTCAAGATCGAAAAAAATCTTGACCGCATAGTGATCGAGTTTGCAAACTCAGCTGCCGACCTCGACCAGATATCACGTGCGCTGGTAGATATCGCACGCGACGGTATCATCGACGAGGAAGAACGTCTGAGGCTTTTTGAAATGGTAAAGACTGTTGATAACATAATCCCCGCCATCAGCGAGATCAAAACTCTGCTGAATATGTAA
- a CDS encoding lipid II:glycine glycyltransferase FemX: MEIIDKKNKELLKEYENFAKNSEYGNFMQSLRWPKVKDNWGWDAVISRGADGKIRGTCLVIIKNIPIFPTTFLYAPHGPVCDWSDKEVMTDLFEGIKVLAKKYRAYQFMWDPPFEEKERDRSKLITDMGFSHIDDAPELTTIQARNNYMLRDIKGKTADEVMQSFKPDWRNRIRKGPKKGVYCEICGTEALDDFYPMMEATGIRDGFSIRGKDYFVKFIEGLGKDHCHLFMCYVDEDGKKIPLSGAVTTQYAGKTCYVYGASANHHRNLYPNYLMQWTMINWALEGNCDIYDFMGIPFYKDETNPNYGVYKFKKGFNGEVVTYAGEYFYTFRPIMKKIVDFAEKVYMDMHERKRQKLLKNRNTDMQ, translated from the coding sequence ATGGAAATAATAGATAAGAAAAACAAAGAACTGCTTAAAGAGTACGAAAATTTTGCGAAGAACAGCGAGTACGGAAACTTCATGCAGTCGCTGAGATGGCCCAAGGTCAAGGATAACTGGGGCTGGGATGCAGTAATATCACGAGGCGCTGACGGTAAGATAAGAGGTACTTGTCTTGTTATAATAAAGAATATACCGATCTTCCCCACAACATTCCTGTATGCGCCACACGGTCCTGTCTGCGACTGGAGCGATAAGGAAGTAATGACCGATCTGTTTGAGGGCATAAAGGTACTGGCGAAGAAGTACCGCGCATATCAGTTCATGTGGGATCCGCCCTTTGAGGAAAAGGAGAGGGATCGTTCAAAGCTGATAACGGATATGGGATTCTCTCATATCGACGATGCTCCCGAGCTGACTACCATACAGGCGAGAAACAACTATATGCTCCGCGATATAAAGGGCAAGACCGCCGATGAGGTAATGCAGTCGTTCAAGCCCGACTGGAGAAACCGTATCAGAAAAGGTCCTAAAAAGGGTGTTTACTGCGAGATATGCGGCACTGAGGCGCTGGATGATTTCTACCCTATGATGGAAGCTACGGGTATCCGCGACGGCTTCTCCATAAGAGGCAAGGATTACTTTGTAAAGTTCATAGAGGGTCTTGGAAAAGACCACTGCCACCTGTTTATGTGCTATGTAGATGAGGACGGTAAGAAGATACCTCTTTCGGGTGCGGTTACTACACAGTATGCCGGCAAGACCTGTTATGTATACGGTGCATCCGCAAACCACCACAGAAACCTCTACCCCAACTATCTGATGCAGTGGACTATGATAAACTGGGCGCTTGAGGGCAACTGCGATATCTACGACTTCATGGGCATACCTTTCTACAAGGACGAAACCAACCCCAACTACGGTGTATACAAGTTCAAGAAGGGCTTTAACGGTGAAGTTGTTACCTATGCGGGTGAGTACTTCTATACATTCAGACCCATAATGAAGAAGATAGTTGACTTTGCCGAGAAGGTATACATGGATATGCATGAGCGCAAAAGGCAGAAGCTGCTTAAAAACCGCAATACAGATATGCAGTAA
- the fliB gene encoding flagellin lysine-N-methylase has product MTLRYPDYFCDFVCTGSGCRDNCCKMGWDIEIDDDTLGYYREHGGELCERLCENIYEEDGAHYMSQEGGCPFLSAEGLCSVQQEMGAEHISEICREHPRFYEWFGDYKEAGLGLCCEEVSRIVMTHERPVLFTEKQTDEAPDDLEFDMDIFTAVRNIRDRLIDIAQDRGFTILQRLALICWCTEDINEALLDEDAERLKKISGMLAIDGFRMEIAIQAENEALTQAEDKPALLMRLFSVFERMEYMNSFGDRFALTRADAEKMLGAEKGFNKEYADLQYELENILVYFLYRYFIKCTRDFSAEERLYSAVYMTLAVRGIFLREYAENGALPDKESRIELVKDFSKEVEYDADNTDMIFEDIQQYDDVRDMLCGLCF; this is encoded by the coding sequence ATGACACTCAGGTATCCTGACTATTTCTGTGATTTTGTATGCACAGGAAGCGGCTGCAGGGACAATTGCTGCAAGATGGGCTGGGACATCGAGATAGATGATGATACACTCGGATACTACCGCGAACACGGCGGAGAACTCTGCGAAAGGCTTTGTGAGAATATCTATGAGGAAGACGGCGCACATTATATGTCGCAGGAGGGCGGATGTCCGTTCCTTTCGGCTGAGGGGCTGTGCAGTGTACAGCAGGAGATGGGCGCTGAACATATATCGGAGATATGCCGTGAGCATCCGAGGTTCTACGAATGGTTCGGTGACTACAAGGAGGCAGGGCTGGGGCTTTGCTGTGAGGAGGTCAGCAGGATAGTCATGACACATGAACGTCCTGTGCTGTTCACAGAGAAGCAGACCGATGAAGCACCCGATGACCTTGAGTTCGATATGGATATATTCACGGCAGTGAGGAATATAAGAGACAGGCTGATAGATATCGCACAGGACAGAGGTTTCACCATACTGCAAAGGCTGGCATTGATATGCTGGTGCACTGAGGATATAAATGAGGCTCTGCTTGATGAGGATGCCGAGCGGCTCAAAAAGATATCGGGTATGCTGGCAATAGACGGTTTCCGAATGGAGATAGCCATACAGGCGGAAAACGAAGCACTCACGCAAGCAGAGGATAAGCCTGCACTGCTGATGCGGCTGTTCTCGGTATTTGAGCGTATGGAGTATATGAACAGCTTCGGGGATAGGTTTGCGCTGACCCGCGCTGATGCCGAGAAAATGCTCGGTGCCGAAAAGGGCTTTAACAAGGAGTATGCCGATCTTCAGTATGAGCTTGAAAATATACTGGTATATTTTTTGTACAGATACTTCATCAAGTGCACAAGGGATTTTTCTGCGGAGGAAAGGCTGTATTCAGCTGTGTACATGACACTGGCGGTAAGGGGGATATTCCTCAGGGAGTACGCTGAAAACGGTGCTTTGCCCGATAAAGAAAGCCGCATAGAACTGGTCAAGGACTTCTCAAAGGAAGTTGAGTACGATGCGGACAATACGGATATGATATTTGAGGATATACAGCAGTATGACGATGTACGTGATATGCTGTGCGGACTGTGCTTTTAG
- a CDS encoding clostripain-related cysteine peptidase — translation MDNNNRPRARQKNYQSGGSGVHKRGSGIGGGPVGSGSGGGSSSGGGVNRAALGGGGSLLIVIAIVVFNLLTGGKGGSTSGGVGGNGSSPSGFEAVDTSGFTAYNGTELDTTVAAGSREKYTSIKGDGKDTVTLMVYICGTDLESKYGMASSDLAEMAASKYGDNVNIVVYTGGCKAWKTKGVSENVNQIYQVKDGGLKPLVKDDGKKPMTDPSNLSSFIKYCSKNFPANRNELILWDHGGGSVSGYGYDEKNKSAGSMDLAGINKALKDGGVKFDFIGFDACLMATAETALMLGQHADYMIASEETEPGIGWYYTNWLTKLGENTSMPTIEIGKNIVDDFVAACGKKCPSSQTTLSVIDLAEFANTVPSKLSAFATSVSGKITAKDYKSVSTARNNTREFAKSSKIDQVDLVDLADKVGTSEGKALCDALKGAVKYNRTSASMTNAYGVSIYFPYQRTSFVDSACSTYSAIGMGDEYSKCIRQFAKLETSGQIAAGGTGSPIGSLFGSGSSGSSGSADIISGLLGAFLGGSGKSIDGLDRNNTDFMNEDSISDSDTAEYLSLNYFDVNNLVWDEKDGKHLMELPENQWKLVQSIDLNLFYDDGNGYIDLGLDNMYSFEDGKLAADTDKTWLSINGQPVAYYHTDTVENGDDYTITGYVPALLNGDRVDLILKFTDEKPEGEVIGATDAYVDGETDTVAKGEIDIKDGDTIDFLCDYYSYDGDYQDSYMLGEQITVNGALKLSDTDVGDGSVRLTYKFTDIYDQAYWTPYITLK, via the coding sequence ATGGATAACAACAATCGTCCCCGTGCAAGACAAAAGAACTATCAGTCGGGCGGCAGTGGCGTTCATAAGCGCGGCAGCGGTATCGGCGGAGGTCCTGTCGGTTCGGGCAGCGGCGGAGGAAGTTCCTCGGGCGGCGGAGTTAACCGTGCTGCACTGGGCGGCGGAGGTTCTCTGCTGATAGTTATTGCTATAGTAGTATTCAATCTGCTGACAGGCGGCAAGGGCGGAAGCACTTCGGGCGGTGTCGGCGGAAACGGTTCATCGCCTTCGGGCTTTGAAGCTGTGGATACTTCGGGTTTCACAGCATACAACGGCACTGAGCTTGATACTACGGTGGCAGCAGGTTCCCGTGAAAAGTATACTTCCATAAAGGGTGACGGAAAGGACACAGTAACGCTGATGGTATACATCTGCGGCACTGACCTTGAATCAAAATACGGCATGGCATCCTCTGACCTGGCGGAAATGGCTGCATCCAAGTACGGTGACAACGTGAACATAGTTGTGTATACCGGCGGCTGCAAGGCATGGAAGACCAAGGGCGTCAGTGAGAACGTAAACCAGATATATCAGGTGAAGGACGGCGGTCTGAAACCGCTGGTAAAGGATGACGGCAAAAAGCCGATGACAGATCCTTCCAACCTTTCATCCTTTATAAAGTATTGCAGCAAGAATTTCCCTGCAAACAGAAACGAGCTCATCCTGTGGGATCACGGCGGCGGATCGGTAAGCGGTTACGGCTACGATGAGAAGAACAAGTCTGCAGGCTCAATGGACCTTGCGGGCATAAACAAGGCACTGAAAGACGGCGGCGTGAAGTTCGATTTCATAGGCTTTGATGCCTGCCTTATGGCTACTGCGGAAACAGCCCTGATGCTGGGTCAGCACGCAGACTATATGATAGCATCAGAGGAGACTGAGCCCGGTATCGGCTGGTACTATACCAACTGGCTGACAAAGCTGGGTGAGAATACTTCTATGCCCACTATTGAGATCGGCAAGAACATAGTTGATGACTTTGTGGCTGCCTGCGGCAAGAAATGCCCCAGTTCACAGACCACACTTTCTGTTATCGACCTTGCTGAGTTTGCAAATACCGTACCTTCAAAGCTTTCTGCTTTTGCGACTTCCGTAAGCGGAAAGATAACCGCAAAGGACTATAAGTCCGTATCAACTGCAAGAAACAACACCCGTGAATTTGCAAAGAGTTCAAAGATAGATCAGGTTGACCTGGTAGACCTGGCAGACAAGGTGGGTACTTCCGAGGGCAAGGCGCTGTGTGATGCACTGAAAGGTGCTGTTAAGTACAACCGCACCTCTGCAAGCATGACGAATGCTTACGGCGTGTCCATATACTTCCCTTATCAGAGGACTTCATTTGTTGACTCAGCCTGCAGTACCTACAGCGCTATCGGCATGGGTGATGAATACAGCAAATGCATACGTCAGTTTGCAAAGCTTGAAACAAGCGGTCAGATAGCTGCGGGCGGTACCGGTTCACCTATAGGTTCACTGTTCGGCAGCGGCAGCAGCGGTTCAAGCGGAAGTGCTGATATAATCAGCGGACTGCTGGGCGCGTTCCTCGGAGGCTCGGGAAAGAGCATTGACGGACTTGACAGGAACAACACCGACTTCATGAACGAGGATTCCATATCTGACAGCGATACTGCAGAGTACCTTTCACTGAATTATTTCGATGTAAATAATCTGGTATGGGATGAAAAGGACGGCAAGCATCTTATGGAGCTCCCCGAAAATCAGTGGAAGCTGGTGCAGAGCATTGACCTGAACCTTTTCTACGATGACGGAAACGGCTATATTGATCTTGGTCTTGACAATATGTACAGCTTTGAGGACGGCAAGCTCGCTGCCGATACCGATAAGACATGGCTATCCATAAACGGTCAGCCTGTGGCTTATTATCATACCGATACTGTTGAGAACGGTGATGACTACACCATAACAGGATATGTTCCTGCGCTGCTCAACGGTGACAGAGTTGATCTGATACTGAAATTCACCGACGAGAAGCCCGAGGGTGAGGTCATCGGTGCGACAGACGCTTATGTTGACGGCGAGACTGATACAGTCGCAAAGGGCGAGATAGATATCAAAGACGGCGATACAATAGATTTCCTCTGCGATTACTACAGCTATGACGGTGACTATCAGGACAGCTATATGCTGGGCGAGCAGATAACCGTAAATGGTGCGCTGAAACTCAGCGATACCGATGTTGGCGACGGCAGCGTAAGGCTGACATACAAGTTCACGGATATATACGATCAGGCTTACTGGACACCGTATATCACACTGAAATAA
- a CDS encoding tyrosine-protein phosphatase — translation MLIDFHSHFLPGIDDGSRNVEESLKILDVMTKGGIDTIVATPHFYCTEQSVDSFLEKRAKAYEQLAPQLRPEHPAIRFGAEVLYDHSLVNYEKLPELCIDGTNWLLLEMPYTDLDDRIIDGVASITERGDVKVYVAHIERYLNFTSMKRLEELMRLDLLGQINAKSLTSFMSKRRCMKLIEHGYVHVLGSDYHRIGRGDVTVNIGYDIITGNRKFDDFAEYAEENGKKILADEPLDSII, via the coding sequence ATGCTGATAGATTTTCACTCACACTTTCTGCCGGGGATAGATGACGGTTCACGAAATGTGGAAGAATCATTGAAGATACTTGATGTAATGACAAAGGGCGGTATTGATACCATAGTAGCAACGCCCCATTTTTACTGCACAGAACAATCGGTGGATTCTTTTCTGGAGAAGCGTGCAAAAGCCTATGAACAGCTGGCACCGCAGTTAAGACCCGAGCACCCTGCTATCCGTTTCGGTGCTGAGGTGCTTTACGATCATTCTCTTGTGAATTATGAAAAGCTCCCCGAACTTTGCATCGACGGTACTAACTGGCTTCTTTTGGAGATGCCCTACACAGATCTGGACGACAGGATCATCGACGGTGTGGCATCCATAACCGAAAGAGGAGATGTAAAGGTGTATGTGGCGCATATCGAAAGGTATCTTAACTTTACTTCAATGAAACGTTTGGAGGAACTGATGCGTCTGGATCTTCTGGGACAGATAAATGCAAAATCTCTCACATCATTCATGTCAAAGAGGCGCTGCATGAAGCTTATCGAGCATGGGTATGTTCATGTGCTGGGTTCGGATTATCACCGCATCGGCAGAGGTGATGTTACGGTGAATATCGGATACGATATCATAACCGGCAACAGGAAGTTTGATGATTTTGCGGAATACGCTGAGGAAAACGGCAAAAAGATACTTGCGGACGAACCTCTCGACAGCATAATATAG
- a CDS encoding DegV family protein, with translation MTRPYTLFCDSTCDLPEERLLKMDCRIIPLTFEIDGKSYTTEEISMQEFYRRMREDADTKTSQISVGVFRDAFEEELKQGRDILYLAFSSGLSGTYNSALIAKDDLTEKYPEAKIIVIDSLSASAGEGLLLIYAEMKKREGMDIESLAGWLEVNRFNICHVFTVDDLKYLFRGGRVSRASAIAGTVLGIKPLLNVDNDGHLIPQDKVRGRKQSINKLGQMIRERKGERLNDIVAISHGDCIEDAKYAENMMKEIFGENIEVVMSYIGPVIGAHSGPGTLALFFWGDHR, from the coding sequence ATGACAAGACCATATACACTTTTCTGTGATTCGACCTGTGATCTGCCTGAAGAAAGACTGCTGAAAATGGATTGCAGGATAATCCCCCTGACGTTTGAGATAGACGGAAAGTCCTATACGACAGAGGAGATATCCATGCAGGAGTTTTACAGGCGTATGCGTGAGGACGCTGACACAAAGACCTCTCAGATATCTGTGGGGGTTTTTCGTGATGCTTTTGAGGAGGAACTGAAGCAGGGGAGAGATATACTGTATCTTGCTTTTTCTTCGGGACTCAGCGGCACCTACAACAGTGCGCTGATAGCTAAGGACGATCTGACGGAGAAGTATCCCGAGGCGAAGATAATAGTTATAGACTCCCTCAGTGCATCCGCAGGTGAAGGACTTCTGCTGATATATGCCGAGATGAAAAAACGTGAGGGCATGGATATCGAAAGTCTTGCAGGCTGGCTGGAGGTCAACCGTTTCAACATCTGCCATGTATTTACAGTCGATGATCTTAAATACCTGTTCCGCGGCGGAAGGGTATCGCGTGCTTCTGCGATAGCAGGTACGGTGCTGGGCATAAAGCCTTTGCTGAATGTGGACAATGACGGTCATCTGATACCTCAGGACAAGGTGCGCGGCAGAAAGCAGTCCATAAACAAACTGGGACAGATGATACGCGAGCGCAAGGGCGAACGTCTGAACGATATAGTTGCTATCAGCCACGGCGACTGTATCGAAGATGCAAAGTATGCTGAAAATATGATGAAGGAGATATTCGGTGAGAATATCGAGGTCGTTATGTCATACATCGGACCCGTTATCGGTGCCCACTCAGGACCCGGTACACTGGCGCTGTTCTTCTGGGGAGATCACCGCTGA